A region from the Eublepharis macularius isolate TG4126 chromosome 13, MPM_Emac_v1.0, whole genome shotgun sequence genome encodes:
- the VPS29 gene encoding vacuolar protein sorting-associated protein 29 — protein sequence MLVLVLGDLHIPHRCNSLPAKFKKLLVPGKIQHILCTGNLCTKESYDYLKTLAGDVHVVRGDFDENLNYPEQKVVTVGQFKIGLIHGHQVIPWGDVASLALLQRQFDVDILISGHTHKFEAFEHENKFYINPGSATGAYSALENNIIPSFVLMDIQASTVVTYVYQLIGDDVKVERIEYKKS from the exons ATG TTGGTGCTAGTGTTGGGAGATCTTCACATCCCGCACAGATGCAACAGCTTACCAGCTAAATTCAAGAAACTGCTCGTTCCAGGAAAGATCCAACACATCCTCTGCACTGGAAACCTTTGCACCAAAGAGAGCTATGATTACCTCAAGACCCTGGCTGGAGATGTTCATGTAGTTAGAGGGGATTTTGATGAG AATTTGAATTATCCAGAACAGAAGGTTGTAACTGTTGGGCAGTTCAAGATCGGGCTGATCCATGGCCATCAAGTTATTCCTTGGGGTGATGTGGCCAGCCTGGCATTACTGCAAAGGCAGTTTGATGTAGACATCCTCATTTCAGGACATACACACAAATTTGAGGCATTTGAACATGAAAACAAGTTCTATATCAACCCTGGGTCAGCAACAGGAGCCTACAGTGCTTTGGAAAA CAACATCATTCCTTCGTTTGTGCTGATGGATATCCAAGCTTCCACAGTCGTTACTTATGTTTATCAGCTGATTGGCGATGATGTGAAAGTAGAAAGAATTGAGTACAAGAAATCATGA
- the RAD9B gene encoding cell cycle checkpoint control protein RAD9B codes for MKCGIAGPHVRVFGRAIYALARISDEFWFDPIEKGLFLRSVNSSRSAYACVFFSSMFFQHYSCRNAPELCLNENSVRLKCKLTIKAILPVFRCCNSLEKNVDKCNIYINIKDCHIIFQLFCKHGIVKTHNLSFQECEPLQAVFTKRLCPNVLRVHSRQLSEILIHFPTYQDEVTLSVMPLKACFKTYVEDEMDFAKAMHTEIHLEPEEFEYFKVGVNAEITFCLKELRGLLAFADTLSTSVSVHFDVSGKPVAFSIEDMMVEANFVLATLADIENKESSHQSPLLSQRQKRSPASERSNRSILISSTDIIDPKLTTTAKDTMNMEEVVPTHADYIKFQSLFFGAVSSKEQRITGIFHSLATASDNEEDFGNGQISQTF; via the exons ATGAAGTGTGGCATTGCGGGGCCTCATGTCAGAG TATTTGGACGGGCCATATATGCCTTAGCACGAATCAGTGATGAATTCTGGTTTGATCCTATTGAAAAAGGA CTTTTCCTAAGGTCAGTAAATTCTTCTCGATCAGCATATGCCTGTGTCTTCTTTTCATCTATGTTCTTTCAACACTATTCATGTAGAAATGCACCTGAGCTTTGTCTAAATGAAAACAGTGTACGACTTAAGTGCAAATTAACAATAAAG GCAATTCTACCTGTATTTAGATGCTGTAATAGTTTGGAAAAGAATGTAGATAAATGCAACATTTATATAAACATTAAAGACTGCCATATTATTTTTCAACTTTTCTGCAAACATG GCATTGTGAAAACTCATAACTTATCTTTTCAAGAATGTGAACCTTTGCAAGCTGTGTTTACAAAGCGACTGTGCCCCAATGTACTGAGGGTACATTCAAG GCAGCTGTCTGAAATATTGATTCATTTCCCAACATATCAAGATGAAGTAACGTTATCTGTAATGCCTCTGAAAGCTTGTTTCAAGACTTATGTTGAAGATGAAATGG ATTTTGCAAAGGCAATGCATACTGAGATACATCTTGAGCCAGAGGAATTTGAGTATTTTAAAGTTGGAGTAAACGCTGAAATCACATTTTGCCTTAAAGAGCTAAGG GGACTGCTGGCTTTTGCAGACACTCTCAGTACTTCagtctctgtacactttgatgtttctggAAA GCCAGTCGCTTTCAGCATTGAGGATATGATGGTGGAAGCTAATTTTGTTTTGGCTACCTTAGCAGATATTGAAAACAAGGAATCCTCTCATCAATCTCCACTCCTCTCACAACGCCAGAAAAG GAGTCCTGCATCAGAGAGAAGCAATAGAAGCATCCTCATTTCCAGCACTGACATTATAGATCCAAAGCTCACAACTACAGCAAAGGATACCATGAATATGGAGGAAGTTGTGCCAACTCATGCTGATTATATTAAG tTTCAGTCTTTGTTCTTTGGGGCAGTGTCATCCAAGGAGCAACGTATCACTGGCATATTCCATAGTTTAGCAACAGCAAGTGACAATGAAGAGGATTTTGGCAACGGACAAATTTCCCAAACATTTTAA